AAAGTTCTTCCTGATTGGTCTCTTTTGTATTTACAATTCCTGAAAGATGTCCGTTAGACATGACACCAATACGGTTTGTAATACCCAGAATTTCAGGCATTTCTGAAGAAACAACGATAATCGTTTTTCCCTGTTTTGCCATCTGAATAATCAGGTCGTAAATTTCATATTTCGCACCAACATCAATTCCTCTGGTCGGCTCGTCCATCATGAATACCTGAGGACTGCGCTCCAGCCATTTTCCAAAAATAACCTTCTGCTGATTACCGCCTGAAAGACTGGAAATCATATCATCCGGTCCCATACATTTTGTGTGCATAATTTTGATTTCGTTGGCAGTTGCTTTTATCATTTTGGAGTCTGAAAGAGCAATACCTGATTTATACTGAGGCAGGTTTGCAATGGTTGTATTGAATGTCAAGTCACATTTCAGGAACAGACCGTTTGCCTTTCTTTCCTCTGTAATCAGTGCAAAGCCGTGATCCATTGCTTCTTTTGCGCTGTTGAAATTCATCAGCTTGTTGTTGAAGTAAACACGTCCTGCCGCTCTGGTTCGGATACCAAAAATAGTCTCTAAAAGTTCTGTACGTCCCGCACCTACCAGACCGTAAAGTCCGAATATTTCTCCCTCTCTTACATCAAAGGTAATATCCTGTAAGTGAGGCTCAAATTTTGTAGACAAATGCTGAATGGATAAAATAACATCCTTTGGCTTGTTGTCTACCGGTGGGAAACGATTTTCCAGAGAACGTCCAACCATGGCTGCAATCAGTTCATTCATATCTGTATCTTTTGAACTTTTTGTCATAACCAGATTACCGTCTCTAAGAACTGAAATCTCATCACAAATTTCAAAAATCTCATCCATTTTATGAGAAATGTAAATCAGAGAAATTCCCTGTTCTTTTAACATTCTCATCATTTCAAACAATTTATCTACTTCCTGTACTGTCAGGGAAGAAGTAGGCTCGTCAAGTACGATTACTTTTGCATTATAGGAAATTGCTTTTGCAATCTCACACATTTGTCTTTGGGATACTGACATGTTACGCATAGGCTGTGTCAGGTTTACTGTCATACCCAGCTTTCTGAAAAGCTCGGAAGCTTCTTTTTTCATTCTTCCTTCGTCAACGATACCGGCGGAATTTACCGGATAACGTCCGAGGAAAAGATTATCCATAACATTTCGTTCCAGACACTGGTTCAATTCCTGATGAACCATGGCAATTCCGTTTTCCAGTGCATCCTTTGGTCCTGAAAAACTGACTTCTCTGCCGTCCAGAGTGATTTTTCCTTCATCTTTCTGATAAGTTCCAAAAAGACATTTCATCATTGTTGACTTACCTGCGCCGTTTTCGCCCATAAGTCCCATAACCGTTCCTTTTTTCAAATCCAGATTGATATGATCCAGAACTCGGTTTCGACCAAAGGACTTGCTCATATTGCGTATCGATAAGACAACTTCATCTTTCTTATCTGCCATTCTTTTCTACTCCTGTATCTCTATATTGGTATCTGACGGTATATGCCACTGTCAGATTTAAAAGAGGCTGTCGCATTAAGGGCGTATCTAAATACTGCCTTAACACGACACCCTCTATCTTTCATCTTGCCACAGGTATTACTGTTCTACTTACTGCAGTAATGCTGTATAAGAAGCTGCATTGTCTGTTTTAACCATGTTAATTGCGAATGCGTCATACTGGCTTGGGTTTCCAAGACGGTTTGTTATGTTGGACTCTGTCTGTCCGTCACCACCGATGTATTCAACATCAAGGTTCAAAAGATCATCATATTTCTCAAGCAGTGGCTGATATGTGGAGCTTAAGAAGTTATCAGAAGCGTTGTAAATGTTCAGCCATACTTTCTTTTTAGGAGCTTTGCTTTCATCTAACTGTTTGGATACAGGCTCGAATGTCTTAGTAGAGTCTGTAAATTCTTTATAGTTA
The DNA window shown above is from Blautia hansenii DSM 20583 and carries:
- a CDS encoding sugar ABC transporter ATP-binding protein, with the protein product MADKKDEVVLSIRNMSKSFGRNRVLDHINLDLKKGTVMGLMGENGAGKSTMMKCLFGTYQKDEGKITLDGREVSFSGPKDALENGIAMVHQELNQCLERNVMDNLFLGRYPVNSAGIVDEGRMKKEASELFRKLGMTVNLTQPMRNMSVSQRQMCEIAKAISYNAKVIVLDEPTSSLTVQEVDKLFEMMRMLKEQGISLIYISHKMDEIFEICDEISVLRDGNLVMTKSSKDTDMNELIAAMVGRSLENRFPPVDNKPKDVILSIQHLSTKFEPHLQDITFDVREGEIFGLYGLVGAGRTELLETIFGIRTRAAGRVYFNNKLMNFNSAKEAMDHGFALITEERKANGLFLKCDLTFNTTIANLPQYKSGIALSDSKMIKATANEIKIMHTKCMGPDDMISSLSGGNQQKVIFGKWLERSPQVFMMDEPTRGIDVGAKYEIYDLIIQMAKQGKTIIVVSSEMPEILGITNRIGVMSNGHLSGIVNTKETNQEELLRLSAKYL